The DNA segment GGCTATCGGGGCAACCGGACACCGAGTGTATGGTCGAGGCAAGCAGGTGCTGCCAGGAGAGGAAAACCTCTGTGCAATCCGTAATCTCGGGATTCTGAAGCGGCTGCCGCTGAAAGGGATGTTCTATCGCGGCGAGCATGTGCAGCATCCGAACACCATGATGCGCCGCGCTTCCAGTGTCAGGATAGAGTATCCGGGCCGGATCTATTTTCAGGCTGATGGCGAGAGCCGGGTCCTGCAGCCGGAGGATTTTCCGGTACAGGTCAGGGTGCTGCCTACCGCTGTTGTACATGTCGGGCCGCGGGACAGCGGCGATGCAGACAGCCGGTAATGCGGCGACCGAACCGGGTTGTTCTCTTCACTGTTTTATTCTGAACAGCCCTGCCACGAACAGCTTTTATCCCTGCTGATGCTTGCGCACAAACTCGATAAAGGCCTGGTTGTTCAGTGGTTTACTGTAGTAGAAGCCCTGCACCACGATTGGCGCGTTTGCCTGCAGAAAGCTGATCTGTCCGGCAGACTCGACCCCTTCTGCAATGATGGATAGCCCCAGCCCGTCGATCATCGAGATAATCCCCAGAACCAGCGAGGAGCTTTTGGCATCCTCGGGCAGTTCCAGAAAGAAACTGCGATCTATCTTGACGCAGTCTACCGGAAGCTCTTTGAGGTAACTCAGGCTGGAAAAGCCGGTGCCAAAATCATCGATGGCAATGTGTACGCCCAGGGAGTTCAGCCGGTGGAGCACCGCGATAGCGGTCTCGGGGTTGTCCAGCACACTGCTTTCGGTGATCTCGACATGCAGACGATCCGGGGTAAGCCCGCAGCGCTGCAGTGCACTGGAGATCTGTGGTACCAGGTCTTTCTGTCGCAGCTGACGCGCTGATATGTTTACAGCCACAGGAAACGGCGGCAGGCCTTCTTCGTCCCAATGCTGGGCAGCAGCGCAGGCCTGCTCGATAACCCAGTGTCCGATGGGGGTGATAAGGCCTGATTCCTCAGCCACCGGGATAAATTCACCCGGGCTGATGCTTCCCAGCTCGAAGTTGTTCCAGCGCAGCAGTGCTTCGGCCCCGATAATCCTGCCGTCCGAGGCAATCTGAGGCTGAAAAACCAGATGCAGCTCCTCTCGCATCAGGGCTGCACGCAGATGTCCCAGGAGCTTCATTTTGCGAGCGGCATCGATCTGCATTTGCTTTGTGTAGAAGCGGTAGACATTCCGCTCGCGCTTGCCTTCCGACAGGGCACTGTCGGCTCGGATCATTAACTGCTCGGCTCCATCGGCGTCCTTCGGGAAGATGCTGATGCCTATACTGCAGCCCAGGTAGAGGGTTTCTTCGCCGACCAGGAATGGATCATCCATAGACCGCAGGATCTTGTCGCTGACTACTGCGGCATCGGTTGGCTGCTTGAGCTGTGTCAGGATGATCGCAAACTCGTCACCGCCGATACGGAAAAAGAAGTCGCTGGAACGGATGCGGTTTCTGATGCGGTTGGCGAATGCGGTGAGAATCTTGTCCCCAACGTCGTGGCTGATGCCGTCGTTGATGCGCTTGAAATGATCAAGGTCGATCATCAGCAGCCCGCATGTTTTCTCGGTAGTGCTGCGACGCGCCTGGGCAATGGTCTGCTGCAGACGGTCGGTCAGTGCCTGGCGATTCATCAATCCGGTTAGATCGTCGTGGTACGCCAGAAAAGCCAACCGGTCTTTGGTGACGGTGAGCTCACGACTGGTACTGATAAAATCCCGGATAACGGCGGCCCCGCCAAGCAGCAGAAAGAGCGTCAGGCCGATTGGCATTACCCTGAGCTGTCCGAACAGCGGCTGTACAGCGTCAGCGTACTCGGGAGTGAAATCAATCAGAAAGGAAAAGAATACCCCGATCAGGCCTGCCTGGATCATGCCAATAAAAAGCCACTGTCTGGTACGCAGACCCTCGGCGGTAAGCAGGGCTAATGCTGCAGTCCAGACACCGACAAACAATCCCCCGTGTGCGAACCAGAGAATCCCGGTATCCTGACGGGTCCAGAACAAGGGCGGGTGAAGAATTGCCCCGCCAATGATTACTATACCGACTGCCAGTGCAGCCAGGAGCAAATAGTGAGCCAGTCGCTGCTGCATGCTGTGGCGACGCAGGATATCACCGGTAAACCAGGTGGTGCACACGATGCCGGCGATGCCGAAAAGCCGCTGCAGGAGGTAGGCATGCTGCAGTTGCTGGCTTGCAGGGTGGACGAGTACCAGCATCAGTTCGGCTGCAATATATAGCACGCAGATGACGGAGATGAACAGGAGAGGCAGATAATAGCGGCGGCCAGCCTGCACCGAGAGATATAAAAAGAAAATGCTGCCAACCGCGGTGATACCCAGGGTAACCAGCGGGGCTATCAGCAGGGGAAAGTCTGCACTGCTCATGAATATCAGTGTAGGGTGGTATCGCCTTCACTGCAACTGTCTTCTGGACGGATTCGTGGTGATACCCGGCCAGGGCGGGGTGTCGTTTTGCTAGTACGCAACAAGCGAGTCCGCGAGGTGCGGGATGCTGCTGGCGGATCAGCTGGCTGTGTCGGATAGTATGCCGGAGTGGCATACCCCTTCGTAACAGTACTGTGGGGCGTCTCCGGGCAGCACCATGGAGTTCACCGGCAGGGTGATGTGTGATATCTCCCTGGTAGTGTAAATGGTAAAAAAATGGCCCTGCCCGATAATACGGGCGATGTTGGCGAAATCCTGTTGCAGACCTGGCAAAAACCCTTCGCCTGCAGGATGCAGCTGGTTTCTGACATGCCAGCGGGCACTTACCAGATCGATCAAGCCCATGGTAGAGGGGTAGGGTTGATCAAATGATGCTGCTGGCAACGGGAAAAAATCGGCATTGGCCGACTCAACCCACTGGCTGTCACCGGTTTCGAATGTGTCCAGTACCCGAAGGGCAGTTGTGTAGTGCTGCTTCATGTCGAACGATGATTCGTACAGGGTGTCGGCCAGCAGCGCAAAGGCTGCTGCATCCCTGGCAAAGCGCTGCGGGGAACGGATTCCATGGCTGATGGAATGGTACAGGGCCTGTCCTTGTCGCAGTCGGCGATCCAGTGCGTGAAAGAGCTCTACCGCACGGCGCAGCAGCTGCGGCATGCCAAGGCTGCGGGCCGCGGTTGCCAGGGCGATTCCGGTCAGGCAATTAGCATCTGCCAGGATGGTGCGGTCGAGTTCCGGGCGGGGGCGCCGGGCGGCGCTGTTGGCCAGCTGCTGTCGCACGACCGCCCGGGTAGATTCCAGAGGGTGCGCTTGTGCGCCCGGGTGCTGCACGATATGGTAGCGATCAATCTGAAGCTGCGGATCGACAAACGAATAGACGCGGTGGGCGGCCGCGCGCTGGTGCTGCGGCAGCGCTGATGCCAGCTGTTCGGCAGACCACAGTGCCCCGCCGCCCTCGACCCCGTGAACATCTGCATCCAGCGCCGCACCGTAGCAGTCGCCGATACGAAACTCCTGCTCCAGGCAGCGGAGAATACCGAGTGCAGTC comes from the Spirochaeta africana DSM 8902 genome and includes:
- a CDS encoding thioredoxin domain-containing protein, yielding MDLQRNTLHQSSSRYLRQHAHHPVWWHEWTPEVLETAAAAEKLIFVSVGYSSCHWCHVMADTTFTDPQVAAELNTSFICIKVDREQRPDIDQYLMDFVIATTGSGGWPLHVILTPELKPFFSFSYAPAQSSESRRGLLEILTDAQGFYRRNAGRLSHFSVGWNHDSIAVESPDPMTSILSQFDPEHGGFGRGPKLPPYSTLLFLLFRQCYSPEEHAGHIITLTLDAMAQRGLHDHVHGGFFRYCSDRAWQIPHFEKPLIDQAMQLWVYSLAEQLFPERGYRTTALGILRCLEQEFRIGDCYGAALDADVHGVEGGGALWSAEQLASALPQHQRAAAHRVYSFVDPQLQIDRYHIVQHPGAQAHPLESTRAVVRQQLANSAARRPRPELDRTILADANCLTGIALATAARSLGMPQLLRRAVELFHALDRRLRQGQALYHSISHGIRSPQRFARDAAAFALLADTLYESSFDMKQHYTTALRVLDTFETGDSQWVESANADFFPLPAASFDQPYPSTMGLIDLVSARWHVRNQLHPAGEGFLPGLQQDFANIARIIGQGHFFTIYTTREISHITLPVNSMVLPGDAPQYCYEGVCHSGILSDTAS
- a CDS encoding putative bifunctional diguanylate cyclase/phosphodiesterase; amino-acid sequence: MSSADFPLLIAPLVTLGITAVGSIFFLYLSVQAGRRYYLPLLFISVICVLYIAAELMLVLVHPASQQLQHAYLLQRLFGIAGIVCTTWFTGDILRRHSMQQRLAHYLLLAALAVGIVIIGGAILHPPLFWTRQDTGILWFAHGGLFVGVWTAALALLTAEGLRTRQWLFIGMIQAGLIGVFFSFLIDFTPEYADAVQPLFGQLRVMPIGLTLFLLLGGAAVIRDFISTSRELTVTKDRLAFLAYHDDLTGLMNRQALTDRLQQTIAQARRSTTEKTCGLLMIDLDHFKRINDGISHDVGDKILTAFANRIRNRIRSSDFFFRIGGDEFAIILTQLKQPTDAAVVSDKILRSMDDPFLVGEETLYLGCSIGISIFPKDADGAEQLMIRADSALSEGKRERNVYRFYTKQMQIDAARKMKLLGHLRAALMREELHLVFQPQIASDGRIIGAEALLRWNNFELGSISPGEFIPVAEESGLITPIGHWVIEQACAAAQHWDEEGLPPFPVAVNISARQLRQKDLVPQISSALQRCGLTPDRLHVEITESSVLDNPETAIAVLHRLNSLGVHIAIDDFGTGFSSLSYLKELPVDCVKIDRSFFLELPEDAKSSSLVLGIISMIDGLGLSIIAEGVESAGQISFLQANAPIVVQGFYYSKPLNNQAFIEFVRKHQQG